A single region of the Lates calcarifer isolate ASB-BC8 linkage group LG3, TLL_Latcal_v3, whole genome shotgun sequence genome encodes:
- the qrfp gene encoding uncharacterized protein qrfp has product MSPSFHPSASQLTLLSLTLLCPIPRTVTSYPLSPTGPLPTADGPELESARLHLQEDQRDEGLIQPEAWAKGHQDPWRALLDPREDGSWEEEEEDEALKRAQRGDLMARPLSPFPGGHSLESMYYQDGGEGEDGGKRNEALTSIIGGLQAVSREKGGFGFRFGRKRWTDRGWRDEGRGSTEEERWN; this is encoded by the coding sequence atgAGTCCATCTTTCCATCCCAGTGCCTCTCAgctcaccctcctctccctcaccctcctctgcCCCATCCCACGGACTGTCACAtcctaccccctctcccccaccGGCCCACTACCCACAGCAGACGGACCTGAGCTGGAGTCTGCCCGGCTGCACCTCCAGGAGGACCAGAGGGACGAAGGGCTCATCCAGCCTGAAGCCTGGGCCAAGGGGCATCAAGACCCTTGGCGAGCGCTGCTGGATCCCAGAGAGGATGGGtcctgggaggaggaggaagaggatgaggcgCTGAAAAGGGCCCAGAGAGGAGACCTGATGGCCCGACCGCTGTCACCCTTCCCTGGGGGTCACTCTCTGGAGAGCATGTACTATCAGGatggaggagaaggggaggatGGGGGGAAGAGGAATGAAGCTCTGACCTCCATCATTGGGGGGCTCCAGGCCGTCAGCCGAGAGAAAGGGGGATTCGGTTTCCGCTTCGGGAGGAAAAGATGGACTGACcgaggatggagggatgaagggagggggagcacagaggaggagaggtggaacTGA
- the LOC108891244 gene encoding LIM/homeobox protein Lhx9-like, giving the protein MWPLCRCSDPNTCCCCCLLIKTLNESVFSSLTRPVILERADNYPLCLLRTIMMSPDSQALEDLLYGSDLGDEAEGSELGAGGGGGPAGVEEGAAADNAPTAVSIQEPMICAGCGEQVCDRFFLLAAGRVWHGACLRCSHCQCELQTHPSLYWRDGNIYCQQDYCRMFGGGQCARCFQPIPASALVMRSGELTFHPHCFSCQECDIKLMPGNLYCMQGQNLYCQSHYHGDGSVPPSHDPQPKPHLTEGETQNQVSGEGEESVSSPEPRLDDRAAAGGRTRRRTKRIRTCFRSEQLRALESYFAQKHNPDGKDWTCLAHKTGLPKRVLQVWFQNARAKLRRSLSTDDSQVNSPSAPLRGVTVATASPPPARSPQDQPQPFSTSTIDHLQLSLLTAPLSNTPPSPAISQPQLQNPAFFLDYNSQSAPGISSLEAYEDFGEAGGGAEREADPDSSFRPHYC; this is encoded by the exons ATGTGGCCTTTGTGCAGATGCTCTGACCCCAAcacttgttgctgttgttgtttattaataaagACGTTAAACGAGTCTGTTTTTAGTTCTCTAACGAGGCCTGTGATTCTAGAGAGGGCTGATAATTaccccctctgcctcctcaggaCAATCATGATGTCACCAGACAGTCAAGCCCTGGAGGACCTGTTGTATGGCAGTGACCTTGGTGACGAGGCGGAGGGGTCGGAGCTGGGCGCCGGCGGCGGTGGAGGCCCAGCAGGGGTGGAGGAAGGCGCTGCTGCAGACAAT GCTCCGACAGCCGTGTCCATCCAGGAGCCAATGATATGCGCCGGCTGCGGTGAGCAGGTGTGCGACCGCTTCTTCCTATTGGCTGCGGGCCGGGTGTGGCACGGCGCCTGCCTCCGCTGCAGCCACTGTCAGTGTGAGCTGCAGACACACCCGTCGCTTTACTGGAGGGACGGAAACATCTACTGCCAGCAGGACTACTGCAG gaTGTTTGGTGGTGGTCAGTGCGCTCGCTGCTTCCAGCCAATCCCTGCATCCGCTCTGGTCATGAGGTCCGGTGAGCTGACCTTCCATCCTCACTGCTTCTCCTGCCAG GAGTGTGACATCAAACTGATGCCTGGGAACCTGTACTGCATGCAGGGCCAGAACCTCTACTGTCAGTCACATTATCATGGAGACGGCAGCGTCCCACCGTCCCACGACCCTCAGCCCAAACCACATCTGACCGAaggtgaga cTCAAAACCAGGTGTCAGGTGAGGGGGAGGAGTCTGTCAGCAGTCCAGAGCCACGACTGGATGACCGGGCGGCGGCAGGCGGACGGACCCGCAGGCGGACCAAGAGAATCAGGACGTGTTTCCGCAGCGAGCAGCTCAGAGCGCTGGAGTCTTATTTCGCCCAGAAGCACAACCCCGACGGTAAAGACTGGACCTGCCTCGCTCACAAGACCGGCCTGCCCAAGAGAGTCctgcag GTGTGGTTTCAAAACGCTCGGGCCAAACTGAGGCGCTCCCTCAGCACAGACGACTCCCAGGTCAACTCGCCCTCTGCTCCCCTGAGAGGCGTCACCGTGGCAACCGCCTCCCCACCCCCAGCCCGCTCCCCTCAGGACCAACCGCAGCCCTTCTCCACCAGCACCATCGACCACCTGCAGCTGTCCCTGCTCACCGCCCCGCTGAGCAACACGCCGCCCAGCCCGGCCATCAGCCAGCCTCAGCTGCAAAACCCCGCCTTCTTCCTGGACTACAATTCCCAGAGTGCACCAGGTATCTCCTCTCTGGAGGCCTACGAGGACTTtggggaggcaggaggaggagcagagcgaGAAGCTGATCCTGATAGTTCCTTTAGACCACATTACTGCTAG